agtcacttttgaattttaagttgtttttttttatatgaacctagtataaaatgtaaattcattAAAACTGATATGCCTGAATGCCCTAACTATAACACTCTTCTTTCACCTATcccaaataaaacaaattttcgtTTCACAAAATTCATTGGAGTaagcgggcgaagtcgcgggcaaaagctatttataaaataaatatggctgaaaatataatttgaatagagtatcaaataatatgtatttatttatcgtatGCACCTACAACTCGTATGTAaacatatgaataaaaattagttaaatgaaattaaactgAACTTATGGAAAATTGGTTATTTTTGTGCGTTATCTCAAACAGTCTTACTATGTATGTAACAGAAGTACATATCTCTGTTTGTACACAGTAGGTAACATAAATAGTTTAATGACATAGTACCTTCACATCACCTTTACAAACTATGTCAGTATCAGGTTAAATCTCCAAACAAGACTGCATTTATCGCTATCATActcgtatttaaataatgataacattCCTTAATGTCGCTTCTCATTATGCGAACGTCTActctgatttattttattcattaaaagttATGCCTTGGTTGTGTTGTGGTTAGAGACTGAAGTATATAAGGCGAATTTCTAACAATGGAATTAGTCCAGGTAAGCAAGCGTGCTACATGTGGTCAGAACAGTCCCTTCAGATGAAGAAATGGAAGAAAAactgtcaaaattaaatcgaGATCCAAGCTTTTTCCTTACCAAAACATATGAGTtagaagtacctacttataggAACTTAGaaacaaaaacgaaaataGGTACAGAACTagcagtttttaaaataataatatatttttttatctcagtGATATTAATTCTCACTGTCCTGCTTTTAGCTAAACAAAATtcgaatttttgaaaactagTTTTTTGACGTGTTTtagtgtaattaatattaaaatcatcGTTTCCTAGATCTTGCGATACTGACATGTTATTTAGCATGCTAGTTCGAtttgtatagatttatttatattattgacatGTCCTAGTTTCATGATAAAACCGCACATCTCTTGCGAAAGTAAAATTCATGTCATCGACGCGTAGTTTTGTGctaaatacacaaaaacaGTAAACACAGACAAAACGCATGTGGACATCCTAGTGTCGAACTGTCATCTATTTCCTCGGTTAATTCTTCACCCGTTAAGCGTGAAAACCCAGGggccgctttcctacttttcaaATATAACCCTGCAGAGGCAAGTCAGACTTATTACCagatgtttcttttctttcttattttatgttatgttagtTCTTGATTGTGAATTAGATTTTCTTgtccattaaatattaattactcttTTATTGtctaaatttcatttattatacagACCAATGAAAAAGAAAGCAACGTTTTGATAAGAATAAATGATCTCACAGTATGGACTAAAGAAGAGAAATCTTGGTGGACAAGGAGACCAAGCAGATCAAACAGTTTAATATTGGATAATGGTATTTATTGtacattgaaaaattaaattaaaaatctaaaaaccCCCGACTCCAAAATCTCACCTGCcggtttccaaacggctgactaaattctctttcaaataaaatagaaacaaagacaaagattatttatttgcaaaaacatgagtttacatttttttttacaatgtggtgtctaaagaaaaacttaatcctacatgtttcaccgtccacgggtatgcaaatttaaatggagagcatgctatcatcccacaaaactaaatctaacaaataaaagtaaccaaattgactaaatttttatctgagtttatcattaaaaaaatcgttcaaattataatacgtttattaattagtaaagatctgaggtgctttttaaataaattgaaattctcGTCTTTATGTTGTTGTGgagttttgttataaattttaggtgccataTATACGATACTTTTACTAAGTAATGCCGTTTTAGAAGGGTGTAAATATAGTCTGTCATAGTCTAACATAGAAGCGATCGTTTGATTCGATACATTTCAATTCGatatatcaaaatcggttcaaccttttggctgctacgatgccacggacacaTACACAGACaggttaaacttataactcttTCTGTAGTCGGGggttaataaatagaataataatatttgaattgttGTTACGCTGATGTTAAATTTCAGTTTCAGGCtgtataatggaaaatgaattTGCAGCGGTTATTGGTCCAAGGTAATAGACGATGTGAATACATATTATGCAATTAAGTGTGAAACATTAGTTAATgaattagtttatttgtttagtttcGCAATTGTAGTCATTATTCGCTTACTTAATCACTTTTCAAGCGTCGTTCTTAAACCGGTTTATTAAGCACCTAGTTGTTCTTATGCATTTTTAgaatattcttttaaataagcaaatatttaatattctccATCAAGACATATCGCCTTCAACAATATGGAACGTCATCATCTGGCTTAACTTATCCCATTATGTGAGGTCGACGCAATATGTCTATTCTTTCCACAATTTCTTATTTCTAGTTGAACTTACATTAACCGCCAATATCCTCATATCTTCCTTTTTAGGCCTTCCACCCATATAATCACAGTTAATACCTTCTTCGGTAAATGTTCCACTTCACGCCTCATCACCTCATCACGTGTCCAATGGAAACCAACTGAGTCTATTACAACccaaaattcatattttcaagtcactaatttcaacggtgtagaactttcttataaaagtttttcacccctttcacccccttcgagATGGAATTTCCGAAagtcctctcttagtgctcacctacactccccaggggacctacataccaaatttcagcttcttACACCCAGTAGTTTGGCTGTAACCTCTCAGTCACTCACTCAGTAAcacaagagttttatatatatagatttgcAACTTTCAAACAGATTTGAACTTTTAAACAGATCCTTACCCTATCCAATTGTCACCTCGCACATCCAACGTAACATCCTCATTGCGGTAGGGGGAAGTCTCTTAGCGTTTCGGAATTCGGTAGCCCAACATTCTGATCAGTgcatgatttttaaattattttagtggTGCTGGTAAGACAACGTTTCTGGTGGCGCTAGCAGGCAAAACAAGGTTACCTTCAGATGGTATGGTGACTGTCAGAGGGACAGATATCAAAGATTTGCCAGGGATTGTGGAGATGGTGCCCCAATTCGATGTCTTTGTCGAAAAGATCACTGTCATGGaacatttagtatttatggtgggtatatttatagaattaggttctaaattacatacattagaaatcaaaacattattattttatttaaatgacctaatatacacaaaaacagaaaatatttatttgctactGTTGTTTGAGCCTGTTTTACCGCTTGCTAATAATAGCCTATTTGTAACATTTCAAcaaattgtgttaaaaattgtttcaaagtATAGGATTGGGCTAACCAATCAGATCAGGCAGATTCATCTAGTGACTAATTTAcagtttgatattttattagaaagtggtgaaacagacTCTGAGTGACATATTGTTGCAGATAGAAATGAAAATTGGTGACTCAAAAAACCCTATTAACTGCACTAAACTAAATGCATTGCTCAAGGAACTGAGGCTATCTTCTCTTAAAAATACATCAATTGGTTGTTTGTCTGGAGGTGAAAGAAAGTTGCTGTCACTTGCCACATCAGTAAGACCAGTTTTCtgtatttagtttatattttgggttgattttaatatttttactttttcatagAATGTATCACAGCTGAATACTCAAAATGTCCACACCTAACTATAGTCATCGCATTTTGAAATGGACTGAAATGTTTTCTAAACAAAgtaatgaagaagaagaatgatAATATTGCAATTCATTTCCAGCTCCTATCAGATCCACAGATACTGATATGTGATGAGCCCACCACAGGACTAGACAGTTACAACGCATTTCTTGTCGTTGAATCTCTGAGGAATTTGGCATCGTCTGGTAGGGTTGTGGTCTGCTCTGTGCACCAACCGTCCTCAGACTTGTTCAGGGAGTTCAACTCTATTATGCTCATGGCTCAGGGGAAGCTCGTATTCCATGGATCACATGATGAATGTAGGGAGTTATTTAAGAGGTAATACAGCTCCAAAGCTTGATTCAAGATTTTCAACTGGTAAAAAAAGAAGTAATTCATTTGAGTgggctatttattttttataaattccttGAAGCCTTGTAAACTGTATACAAATGTGTTGATTTCCATAACAAGAAGAGCCGTATCTAGCAAACTTTGAAAAACCTGTCTCTCGATCTTCGATGCAGAACTAACAGCAtcaattatcaattttattaccttTATATCTCAATTTGCAGTGTCAACCTGAATTGTCCAAAGAACTATAATCCAGCAGAATATTATATTCGATCTGTATCGGGTCTGAATTCAGACAGCAATGTGGGGAGACTATTGTATTCCTTCAAGGAGCGCTCCCAATGTAAAACTGACGAGGAGACCAAAGCCATTCACACTCAGACGTAAGTTTTGGATAAACAGGTTTctagtaatttaattagatttaagAAAGAATTAGAAGGAAGAAGAAGGGATAGGTTTTGATCCAGACATCTAGAATTTACACAGCGGAATGGTTTGAAATTTttgcagaaaaaaaaattcattcatattttatagtttttaagtaCATACTAGACGCCCAAAGTAATGATTATCAAATAAGATTATATAAGTAAGTGTATAAGTCgacatatatttaatagatCAATTAATTTGTCATTTAAATACTCATTGTTTAACATAATAGGTATCATGTTCAACACATAATGATTTCTTTtatagaattataatttaatatgtaagacaaaaaaattacaactttaTTTGGTAAGTATGATGTTCCCCATTGAACCGCCTGCTCCGGCATTTGTCCACAAATGCCGGCATTTTTCACCTTTATATGGAGCCAGTCTgaatgtattgttttgtttgaatcTATTGCTTGTTTTAGCCATCGAAGAAATTGGTTCAAACAAGTACATCTGTTACTGTGGAGGACATCTTTAACCTTAAAACGAGATATGCGAAGTGAAATATACCAGCTGCTCTTGGGAGTGGTAAAGCtgctactaatattttttttatttcaaaattcaaatatatataatacttttttcaaCAGCCAAAAACCCTCTGTTCAAAGTTGGTTAAAACCGTAAAAAGttcattaaaaatgaattgtaTCAACGCCACTAGCGGTCTAGATCTACACAAAGCTTAAGATTGTCTTTgcacttttaattttgtaattatttcttttttcatttttttcttatatattatattcgagacaacattttttatatcaattatacctacaacc
This DNA window, taken from Plodia interpunctella isolate USDA-ARS_2022_Savannah chromosome 2, ilPloInte3.2, whole genome shotgun sequence, encodes the following:
- the LOC128679025 gene encoding protein brown-like isoform X1; translation: MELVQTNEKESNVLIRINDLTVWTKEEKSWWTRRPSRSNSLILDNVSGCIMENEFAAVIGPSGAGKTTFLVALAGKTRLPSDGMVTVRGTDIKDLPGIVEMVPQFDVFVEKITVMEHLVFMIEMKIGDSKNPINCTKLNALLKELRLSSLKNTSIGCLSGGERKLLSLATSLLSDPQILICDEPTTGLDSYNAFLVVESLRNLASSGRVVVCSVHQPSSDLFREFNSIMLMAQGKLVFHGSHDECRELFKSVNLNCPKNYNPAEYYIRSVSGLNSDSNVGRLLYSFKERSQCKTDEETKAIHTQTHRRNWFKQVHLLLWRTSLTLKRDMRSEIYQLLLGVIMSSIVMGTCYVGISGTTQRGIQDIRGLLWLMTSEVSFSVSYCALYVFETDLTLFRREVGLYSCTAYFVTAFLRFVPRCVVWPITLVLIATLAVDLPEHSLTAVEFIAVLIVTALSASAYGLGMGALFSSTGLMSDVMPCADLPLFLMSGAFLRLSSLPRWLYPVKYVSHFYYGMDAVSNIYWRKIGEIDCPSNSTPPCVRDGDSVLSETGYSENFVLQDSLGLILVIVMWSLLGYLGLKREEKKGYAY
- the LOC128679025 gene encoding protein white-like isoform X2, with translation MENEFAAVIGPSGAGKTTFLVALAGKTRLPSDGMVTVRGTDIKDLPGIVEMVPQFDVFVEKITVMEHLVFMIEMKIGDSKNPINCTKLNALLKELRLSSLKNTSIGCLSGGERKLLSLATSLLSDPQILICDEPTTGLDSYNAFLVVESLRNLASSGRVVVCSVHQPSSDLFREFNSIMLMAQGKLVFHGSHDECRELFKSVNLNCPKNYNPAEYYIRSVSGLNSDSNVGRLLYSFKERSQCKTDEETKAIHTQTHRRNWFKQVHLLLWRTSLTLKRDMRSEIYQLLLGVIMSSIVMGTCYVGISGTTQRGIQDIRGLLWLMTSEVSFSVSYCALYVFETDLTLFRREVGLYSCTAYFVTAFLRFVPRCVVWPITLVLIATLAVDLPEHSLTAVEFIAVLIVTALSASAYGLGMGALFSSTGLMSDVMPCADLPLFLMSGAFLRLSSLPRWLYPVKYVSHFYYGMDAVSNIYWRKIGEIDCPSNSTPPCVRDGDSVLSETGYSENFVLQDSLGLILVIVMWSLLGYLGLKREEKKGYAY